TGGTCGCAAATATTTGGTCGCAAATTGTTTTGGTCGCAAACCAGTCCCTTATTTGCGACGCATTGGAGACAAGGGTTATGGTCGTTAATTAGCGACTACGGACAGACCGAAACGTACCGTCGTAATGAACGACTCTATAGTGACTCACTGGCGCAGTCGTAATTGGCGACTACGGACAGACCGGAATATACCGTCGTAATTAACGACAGTATAGTGACTCGCTTTGGCAGTCGTAATAGACGACTTCTTTCAGACGACATGGTAGTCACAAATTAGCTACGTTTGGAAGACTGACTTAATACCACAGTAAACtttaaaaatctgaattttGGTCCTAAAATAGTCGCTGTTTAGTCACAAGATAGTCGCAAAGGAGTCAGAATTGTTTGTGACGGACTGAAGACTAAGTTTTTTTAGTCCCAAAATCTTGACATATACACAACAAATTTGgtactttgtttgtgtttatttaaattataaatggtCGCAAATCAGTGAAAATATACCTAGTAATTTGGGACAGTATacaataaattttgaaaaaaaaaacctgaatttaaattaaaatcctgATTTGAATGATcttaacaaaaaacatacaaatcatTCAACGATCATATACAGAAAATAGTTTTAGGCTAAGGATCTAGAAACACTACTACACAATCCAAAAAATAGTTATAGAGGCTTAAAAGAGATAGAATTAGTTTGTTAAGCATGAGAGGATGATACTGACAAAGGTGAAGTGGTTGGTGCAGTCGCAGGTGAAGTAGATGGTGAACTAGCTCCTGAAGTGGTTGTTGCAGGTTGGTTGACATTGGTCGCAGTGGCTGGAGTGATGTTGGTTGCTGGTGCTGCTGTGGTTAATGGCGCATTGGCTGGTGGTTGAGTAGACAAGAATTCTGCAACCCCCGGATCACTAGTCTTCAAGTAGGATACGAGCATCTCCAAGGTTGCAATGCGGTTTTGAGCGTCACGTTGCTCCTCATCACGTCTAGCATCTTCTCTGGCACGTCGAGCATTTTCTTCATCTTGATCAGCGAGCTTACGACGAGCAACCTGGAGTTGTTCTTGAATCTCTAACAGCGAATCTGGACTAGAGCTTGGATAAGTAGCCTTTCTTTTCCCTTTGGTGATTATCTCCGAGAGACTTCCAAGTCCAAAGGGGGTTCCCTTGGCATTCGTTACAGTACACtaagacaaaagaagagatgatcattcacaaaacaaacataacaaacagAAATATCACACAAACCCAGATAGAAATATCACACAAACCCAGATAATCAACATCGAGTATTCTCAAGCATCAATCAAAAGTATATCAATATCAAGGATTCTTAAGCATCAATCAAAATCAGATACTTAGCTTAGCAAAATAAGACAATTATGATAGGCACAACAAAGACAATTGTACTGGAAATTACCTTTAAGAAAATGTCATCTTTTTCTTGAATGGGGAGGAGGGTTGCATGAGGAGAATCTGGCGAGGAGTGGTCTGTAACATCAGACTCCATTTGAGACATTACCTCCTCTATGTTCTTCTCATATGTCTCCACAACTTGTTTGGCCTTCTGAATAAAAACTTCCATCTGCCTTTGTATGTGTTGCGACAAACACCTCTCCAAGCGAGACAGGACGTCCCAACTTTTCTTCCTACAATGGATAGAAAAATGTTAATTGTGGATActgaaatatttaaatgaaataattagAGTTAGTTTAGAGCATTTACCAAC
The sequence above is drawn from the Camelina sativa cultivar DH55 chromosome 4, Cs, whole genome shotgun sequence genome and encodes:
- the LOC109132670 gene encoding uncharacterized protein LOC109132670, which produces MMSHRFGSILHFGNKCGSIGTHLKLRRRALMHPKPVILIVTVLESTNIYPARNLTCEFNKSWKKSWDVLSRLERCLSQHIQRQMEVFIQKAKQVVETYEKNIEEVMSQMESDVTDHSSPDSPHATLLPIQEKDDIFLKCTVTNAKGTPFGLGSLSEIITKGKRKATYPSSSPDSLLEIQEQLQVARRKLADQDEENARRAREDARRDEEQRDAQNRIATLEMLVSYLKTSDPGVAEFLSTQPPANAPLTTAAPATNITPATATNVNQPATTTSGASSPSTSPATAPTTSPLSVSSSHA